The following are from one region of the Sulfurimicrobium lacus genome:
- a CDS encoding zinc-dependent peptidase, which translates to MSGMRPLGIALRRWRMRRILKRHPIPHHIWQKVTRRVLLLRRLDALQMAHLREMTTWFLDRKSITGAQGLEVTPSMKVAVAAQACLLILNLGVEYFDGWIEVILYPGAFRVNHAQMDAIGLVHDEASALTGESWLRGPLILSWDDVDRDIFHLQPGHNVVLHEFAHKLDGLNGVANGMPPLRRGMSRKRWTEALSGAYDELCQQVAAGKSAFINPYAATSPAEFFAVLSEYFFTAPDILKNCCPTVHKQLTLFYE; encoded by the coding sequence ATGAGTGGGATGCGTCCACTAGGCATTGCGCTACGGCGCTGGCGCATGCGCAGGATTCTCAAGCGCCATCCCATACCGCACCACATCTGGCAAAAAGTGACCCGGCGCGTGTTGCTTTTAAGAAGGCTGGATGCGCTACAAATGGCGCACTTGCGCGAGATGACGACATGGTTTCTGGACCGGAAATCGATCACGGGCGCTCAGGGCCTGGAGGTGACGCCGTCGATGAAGGTGGCGGTGGCCGCCCAGGCCTGCCTGCTCATCCTGAACCTGGGGGTGGAATATTTCGACGGTTGGATCGAGGTCATACTCTATCCGGGCGCGTTTCGCGTTAATCACGCGCAAATGGATGCCATCGGTCTGGTGCATGACGAAGCCAGCGCCTTAACCGGCGAGTCATGGTTGCGCGGCCCGCTAATTTTGTCCTGGGATGATGTGGATCGGGACATTTTTCATCTCCAGCCCGGCCACAATGTCGTGCTGCACGAGTTCGCCCACAAGCTGGATGGCCTCAATGGGGTAGCCAACGGTATGCCACCATTGCGTCGCGGCATGAGCCGAAAAAGATGGACGGAAGCCTTGAGCGGCGCCTACGATGAACTCTGCCAGCAAGTCGCAGCCGGAAAGTCAGCCTTTATCAATCCATATGCGGCCACCAGCCCGGCAGAGTTTTTCGCGGTATTGAGCGAGTATTTTTTTACTGCACCGGATATTTTGAAAAACTGCTGTCCAACGGTCCACAAGCAACTGACGCTGTTTTACGAATGA
- a CDS encoding DUF3096 domain-containing protein, with protein sequence MNINLSLTPLVSLVAGILILVAPRLLNYIVAIYLIIIGLIGLFGGGGLHLR encoded by the coding sequence ATGAACATCAATTTAAGCCTCACCCCGCTGGTATCGCTGGTCGCCGGCATCCTCATCCTGGTTGCGCCGCGCCTGCTGAACTATATCGTCGCGATCTATCTCATCATCATCGGACTGATCGGGCTGTTTGGCGGAGGCGGTTTGCATCTCCGATGA
- a CDS encoding AI-2E family transporter has product MAAIATPAEAPAGNQTLAAPKAETAQGFTVHLPVDARGLALGILAAVALVFALDWMQKFFVPLLLGIFLAYTLNPLVVWLERIRIPRVLGASMVMMTVVCALVLGTYSLRGEMQTILTQVPEAASKLSAGFASMRDDPSGNLRKMQAAMGKMENATSQIASISPDRKQRTTHVVIDTPGFKLGDFMWAGSMGALGFIGQAAMVIFLAFFLLAGGDTFKRKLVRLAGPSLSRKKITVAILNDINDSIQKYMFMLLMTNMFLGFLSWIAFQWIGLENAGAWAVAAGLLHVIPYVGPLVTLSATGMAAFMQFDSVSMALLVSGASLAIATLVGTFVTTWMTGKIAKMNAAAVFISLLFWAWLWGVWGMLLGIPIIVILKVVSQHVEQLQPVAELLGE; this is encoded by the coding sequence ATGGCAGCAATCGCAACGCCTGCGGAAGCTCCTGCAGGCAATCAAACCCTAGCAGCACCGAAAGCGGAGACTGCCCAGGGCTTCACCGTTCACCTTCCTGTGGATGCACGTGGCTTGGCGCTTGGCATACTTGCGGCTGTCGCGCTGGTGTTCGCGCTGGACTGGATGCAGAAGTTTTTTGTCCCCCTGTTGCTGGGGATTTTCCTTGCTTACACCCTGAATCCCCTCGTTGTGTGGCTGGAACGGATCAGGATTCCGCGCGTGCTGGGTGCCAGTATGGTGATGATGACCGTGGTGTGCGCACTCGTGCTCGGCACCTACTCGTTGCGCGGGGAGATGCAGACCATACTCACGCAGGTGCCGGAAGCTGCGAGCAAGCTGTCTGCGGGGTTCGCCAGCATGCGGGATGACCCGAGCGGTAACCTGCGAAAGATGCAAGCCGCAATGGGCAAAATGGAAAATGCGACCAGCCAGATCGCCAGCATTTCGCCGGATCGCAAGCAGCGCACCACCCATGTCGTCATCGATACGCCCGGCTTCAAGCTGGGCGATTTCATGTGGGCCGGCTCCATGGGGGCCCTGGGTTTCATCGGACAGGCGGCAATGGTGATCTTTTTGGCTTTCTTTCTCCTGGCCGGCGGCGACACTTTCAAACGCAAGCTGGTACGCCTCGCGGGGCCGTCGTTATCGAGAAAGAAAATCACTGTTGCCATCCTTAACGACATCAACGATTCCATCCAGAAATACATGTTCATGCTGTTGATGACCAATATGTTTCTGGGATTTCTCAGCTGGATCGCTTTCCAGTGGATCGGCCTGGAAAACGCAGGCGCCTGGGCCGTCGCGGCAGGCTTGCTGCATGTCATCCCCTACGTCGGTCCGCTGGTCACGTTGTCCGCCACCGGGATGGCGGCTTTCATGCAGTTCGACTCGGTTTCGATGGCACTGCTGGTCTCCGGGGCATCATTGGCGATTGCCACGCTCGTCGGCACCTTCGTTACCACCTGGATGACCGGAAAAATCGCCAAAATGAATGCAGCGGCCGTGTTTATCTCGCTGTTGTTCTGGGCATGGCTGTGGGGCGTGTGGGGTATGCTGCTGGGCATTCCGATCATAGTCATCCTGAAAGTAGTATCCCAGCACGTGGAGCAATTGCAGCCGGTAGCGGAGTTGCTTGGAGAATAA
- a CDS encoding GH36-type glycosyl hydrolase domain-containing protein — protein sequence MKEFGFPALTRNAPRNDRDTELLRAELFSIEQLKRHAVTLAGQHRIDSRTGPDKLLPRLADNARVLLAAYDVVTAAATPGQRIVAAEAWLLDNFYLIEQQITLAHRHLPRGYSRQLPRLADGLSAGFPRIYDLALELISHMDGRVDSDNTTQFIAAYQTAAPLKLGELWAFPVMLQLALLENLRRVGLRIAHRREELDAAVTWADRMLAAAEKEPKKLIQLLAEFADADVPLTAPFVEEFYDRLQAQGPAMAFVQTWVEQKLLEQGVTATQLSEAAGRTAATNQISIANSIGSLRFIGAMDWKNFVESLSVVEQTLREDPAGMHAAQDFATRDRYRHVIEDVARGCSRSESTVAREAIILAQTAAEQLGSDDRAAHVGYYLIDHGRQMLARAVGCNWSWNLRASLVNRKFRLFFYLGPILLLTALATSVLLEPYAEFEFPGLETGDWRYWFFAVSGTIATSALAISLVNLFVTLILPPRALPRLDFSQGIPDVHRTMVIVPTLLTKPQDVDDLLEALEIRYLGNRDPNLFFALLTDFRDAPEQTMPDDEALLAHARVAVQALNETYRDDRPCIFYLFHRPRVWNPYERVWMGYERKRGKLEQFNALLRGGAQGAFSDMVGDASILASVKYVITLDTDTQLPRDAARTLIGNLAHPLNRPVYDAGKGRIVEGYAILQPRASISLTSAGQSRFTKLFAGDSGLDPYTREVSDVYQDIFGEGSFIGKGIYDVDAFRQAVDGRFPENLILSHDLLESGYARSALVTDVDLIEEHPASYAMEASRRHRWIRGDWQLAGWLLPRVPGPPGPDGAKAKRQANPLSALSLWKLLDNLRRSLVPPALLALLTGGWLIGPGPAWFWTLVVLGVVLLPTLLSTVIDLVRKPEERDWQVHLILTGKSAGRPIALALLTLVFLPYDTLICLDAILRSGVRMLFTKRGLLLWQLSAYATRNARRRLADFFREMWIAPVVALGLGFVLAWTLWSGGRAAELLFVAPVLLLWLLSPVVGWWISMPLVPPVPGLTVAQQSFLRTSARRTWRFFAEFVGPQDNWLPPDNFQEYPAPVIASRTSPTNIGMSLLADLAAHDFGYISTGELLRFVENTLATMEKLERYRGHLYNWYDTRTLQPLHPQYVSSVDSGNLAGCLLTLQAGLAELKDQPVLPPRTFHGLHDTFQVLAEHLPSSPMPDLAKQVKLLQDLLHSHNLNGRLTLAAADSLLDKIHRAGEDLVEWLPADIDIDGELYYWAQEIELQSRALRADLRFLVPEPQQFSDIPTLAELASERSVGSETPPRYKGAEKRLGIIDNLLERCRGLAAMDFEFLYDTSCGLLSIGYDVGERRRDPSCYDLLASEARLASFLLIAQGQVPQKHWFSLGRLLTSHGGEMSLISWSGSMFEYLMPQLIMPSYENTLLEQTCKAAVARQIEYGRQRAVPWGISESCYNTTDAAQVYQYRAFGVPGLGFKRGLGDDLVIAPYASALALTVMPREACRNLQTLATKGFLGDYGFYEAIDYTPSRVPRGKSHAIVHNFMAHHQGMSLLAFEHVLLDRPMQRRFMSAPLVRAAELLLQERVPKKGATLHPHAAEVSAAAHPPAAEVGAIMRVFTNPNTPIPEVHLLSNGRYHVMTTHAGGGYSRWRDLAVTRWREDATADCWGTFIYLRDRDTGRYWSTAYQPTLHPANHYEAIFVQGRAEYRRRDQAIDTHTEISVSPEDDVEIRRVKLTNQSSRTRHIEVTSYAEVVLAPLNADLAHRAFSNLFVQTEILPERQAILCTRRPRTPGEPTPWMFHLLAAPGAVADEPSYETDRVKFIGRGRTATNPAVLDSNLSALSNTDGSVLDPIVAIRRTITLSPDESATVQIISGVADTREAALALLEKYCDRHFVERAFEMAWFHSQEVLRHLNASEADAQLYGRLANSVIYGSSLRRAAPSIIARNRLGQSGLWRFAISGDLPIVLIRIGDLTRIDLVKQVLQAHAYWRMKGLVADLVIVNEDFSGYRAVLHDQIMGLINAGPEAQIIDKPGGVFVRRAEELSEEDRVLFQTVARVVFTDTAETLIEQVERRVSPERVSDRLEPLRQPATERVHPLAARERLFSNGLGGFTPDGHEYVITLEPGQNTPAPWVNVIASPHIGTVVSESGGAYTWVENAHEFRLTTWHNDPLSDSSGEALYIRDEETGAFWSPTPLPARGKSGYVCRHGFGYSVFEHYESGIASELFTYVAMDAPVKFVVVKLRNHSKRPRQLSLTGYWELVLGEWRHANLMHIVTEMDTHSGALFARNAYGRECANRVVFAQVSDEHSSDMGRSVSGNRAEFIGRNGSLASPAAMRRKRLSGRTGAGLDPCAAIQTRIDLAEGEEREIVFVFGAGRDSDEAKHFIQRFAGPARARQALEAVWEHWNHTLGAVHVETPDPALDVLANGWLVYQTLSSRLWGRSGYYQSGGAYGFRDQLQDTMALVHATPWLAREQLIRCAERQFLQGDVQHWWHPPNGQGVRTHFSDDYLWLPYATCRYVLTTGDTGVLDESVHFLEGRELNPEEEAYYDQPQRSTEAASLYEHCVRAIKHGLRFGAHQLPLMGCGDWNDGMNLVGRDGKGESVWLAWFLYENLHLFAGLARSRNDGDFADVCSGQAALLRGNIEAHAWDGAWYRRAYFDDGTPLGSSSNDECQIDSISQSWAVISGGGDHIRARQAMAAVDQRLVRRDAQLIQLLDPPFDKSDLEPGYIKGYVPGVRENGGQYTHGAIWAATAFAMMGDQERAWELFAMLNPVNHGSLPGAIERYKVEPYVMSADIYGAQPHTGRGGWTWYTGAAGWMYRLTVETLLGLQLEVDQLRIAPCIPAHWDMYKIHYRYRETVYHITVKRIGEQSEHAVRVTVDGVERPDEVIPLIDDRQDHAVEVKIMAPPPLHN from the coding sequence ATCAAAGAGTTCGGATTTCCGGCACTCACACGAAATGCGCCGCGTAACGACCGGGACACCGAGTTGCTGCGCGCGGAGCTGTTCAGCATCGAGCAGCTTAAGCGTCACGCGGTAACGCTGGCTGGCCAGCACAGGATCGATTCGCGTACAGGGCCGGACAAGTTGCTGCCACGGCTGGCGGACAACGCGCGCGTCCTGCTGGCGGCGTATGACGTCGTGACTGCCGCGGCCACGCCGGGACAACGGATCGTGGCGGCAGAGGCCTGGCTGCTCGACAATTTCTATCTCATCGAGCAGCAGATCACGCTGGCGCATCGGCATCTGCCGCGCGGCTACAGCAGGCAGTTGCCGCGGCTGGCCGATGGTCTGTCGGCCGGTTTTCCACGCATTTATGACTTGGCGCTGGAGTTGATCTCGCACATGGATGGTCGCGTCGACAGCGACAACACCACCCAGTTCATCGCCGCCTACCAGACCGCTGCTCCCTTGAAACTGGGCGAATTGTGGGCATTCCCGGTCATGCTGCAATTGGCGCTGCTGGAAAACCTGCGCCGCGTCGGCTTGCGCATCGCCCATCGCCGCGAAGAGCTCGACGCAGCCGTCACATGGGCGGACCGCATGCTCGCAGCGGCCGAAAAAGAACCGAAAAAGCTCATCCAGCTGCTCGCCGAGTTTGCCGATGCCGACGTGCCGCTGACCGCGCCGTTTGTGGAAGAATTTTACGACCGACTCCAGGCCCAGGGGCCCGCCATGGCCTTCGTGCAAACCTGGGTCGAGCAAAAGCTGCTGGAACAAGGGGTGACCGCGACACAGTTGTCGGAAGCGGCCGGCCGAACCGCTGCGACCAACCAGATCTCCATCGCCAACAGCATCGGCAGCCTGCGTTTCATCGGGGCTATGGACTGGAAGAACTTCGTCGAGTCGCTCAGCGTCGTCGAACAGACCTTGCGAGAAGACCCGGCGGGAATGCACGCAGCCCAGGATTTCGCTACGCGCGACCGCTACCGGCATGTCATCGAAGACGTGGCGCGTGGCTGTTCGCGCAGCGAGTCGACGGTAGCCCGCGAAGCCATCATCCTCGCGCAGACTGCTGCGGAGCAACTGGGCAGCGACGACCGCGCGGCGCATGTCGGATACTACCTGATCGATCACGGACGGCAGATGCTGGCGCGTGCGGTCGGCTGCAATTGGTCGTGGAACTTGCGCGCCAGCCTCGTGAACCGAAAATTCCGCCTGTTTTTTTACCTCGGCCCGATCCTGTTGCTCACCGCGCTCGCGACATCGGTGTTGCTTGAACCTTACGCGGAATTCGAATTTCCCGGCCTGGAAACGGGCGACTGGCGCTACTGGTTCTTTGCCGTGAGCGGCACGATCGCCACCTCTGCGCTCGCCATTTCGCTGGTCAACCTGTTTGTCACGCTCATCTTGCCGCCACGCGCCTTGCCGCGACTGGATTTTTCGCAAGGCATACCGGATGTCCACCGCACCATGGTGATCGTCCCGACCTTGCTGACCAAGCCGCAGGATGTCGACGATCTGCTCGAAGCGCTGGAAATACGCTACCTCGGCAATCGCGATCCCAATCTGTTCTTTGCCTTGCTGACGGATTTCCGTGACGCGCCCGAGCAAACCATGCCCGACGATGAGGCGTTGCTCGCCCACGCGCGCGTCGCCGTGCAGGCACTCAACGAGACCTATCGCGATGACCGTCCGTGCATTTTCTATCTGTTTCACCGACCCCGTGTGTGGAATCCCTACGAACGGGTGTGGATGGGCTATGAGCGCAAGCGCGGCAAACTGGAACAGTTCAATGCCCTGCTGCGAGGCGGCGCGCAAGGCGCGTTCTCGGATATGGTCGGCGATGCGTCGATCCTCGCTTCGGTCAAATACGTCATCACCCTGGACACCGACACGCAGCTGCCCCGCGACGCGGCACGCACGCTCATCGGCAACCTCGCTCACCCGCTCAATCGGCCGGTCTACGATGCCGGCAAGGGTCGCATCGTCGAAGGCTACGCGATCCTGCAACCACGCGCTTCGATCAGCCTGACCAGTGCCGGCCAGTCACGCTTTACCAAACTGTTCGCGGGTGACTCAGGGCTAGACCCCTACACGCGCGAGGTGTCGGACGTCTACCAGGACATTTTCGGCGAGGGGTCGTTCATCGGCAAGGGCATCTACGATGTGGACGCTTTCCGCCAGGCCGTCGACGGCCGCTTTCCGGAAAACCTCATTCTCAGTCACGACTTGCTGGAAAGCGGCTATGCGCGGTCGGCACTGGTCACGGATGTCGACCTGATCGAAGAGCACCCGGCCAGTTATGCCATGGAGGCCAGCCGGCGCCACCGCTGGATTCGCGGCGACTGGCAGCTCGCCGGCTGGCTGCTCCCGCGCGTGCCCGGGCCACCAGGGCCAGATGGAGCCAAGGCGAAGCGGCAAGCCAACCCCCTCTCCGCCTTGTCGCTATGGAAACTCCTCGACAACCTGCGCCGCAGCCTCGTGCCGCCGGCGCTCCTTGCCTTGCTGACCGGCGGCTGGCTGATCGGCCCGGGACCGGCGTGGTTCTGGACCCTCGTGGTATTGGGCGTGGTGTTGCTGCCCACCTTGCTGTCCACCGTGATCGATCTCGTCCGCAAGCCTGAAGAACGCGATTGGCAGGTGCACCTGATCCTGACCGGCAAATCCGCGGGTCGCCCCATCGCGCTCGCTTTGCTGACGCTGGTCTTTTTGCCCTACGACACGCTGATTTGCCTGGATGCGATCCTGCGCTCGGGTGTGCGCATGCTGTTCACGAAACGCGGATTGTTGCTGTGGCAACTGAGCGCCTATGCAACACGCAACGCGCGCCGTAGGCTGGCCGATTTTTTCCGGGAGATGTGGATCGCGCCGGTCGTGGCGCTGGGGCTGGGCTTTGTCCTGGCCTGGACATTGTGGAGCGGCGGCCGCGCGGCAGAACTGCTCTTCGTTGCGCCGGTCCTGTTGCTCTGGCTTTTGTCGCCCGTCGTCGGCTGGTGGATCAGCATGCCGCTGGTGCCACCCGTACCGGGCCTGACCGTTGCGCAACAGTCCTTCCTGCGGACGTCGGCCCGGCGAACGTGGCGCTTCTTCGCGGAGTTTGTCGGCCCGCAGGACAACTGGCTGCCGCCTGACAACTTCCAGGAATACCCGGCACCGGTCATTGCCTCGCGCACTTCGCCCACCAACATCGGCATGTCGCTGCTGGCAGACCTGGCTGCGCACGATTTCGGTTACATCTCCACCGGAGAATTGCTGCGGTTTGTCGAGAACACACTGGCTACGATGGAAAAGCTGGAACGCTACCGCGGCCATCTCTACAACTGGTACGACACGCGCACACTGCAACCGCTACACCCGCAATACGTCTCCTCGGTGGACAGCGGCAACCTGGCCGGCTGCTTGCTCACCCTGCAAGCCGGGCTGGCCGAGCTGAAAGACCAGCCGGTGCTGCCCCCACGCACGTTTCACGGGCTGCACGATACCTTTCAAGTACTTGCTGAACACCTGCCCTCCTCTCCCATGCCGGATCTTGCAAAGCAGGTCAAGCTTCTGCAGGACCTGCTGCACTCACACAACCTCAACGGGCGGCTGACACTGGCTGCCGCAGACAGCCTGCTGGACAAGATTCACCGCGCTGGCGAGGATCTGGTTGAATGGTTGCCCGCGGATATCGATATCGATGGCGAACTGTATTACTGGGCGCAGGAAATCGAACTGCAATCCCGCGCACTTCGAGCTGACCTGAGGTTTCTGGTACCCGAACCGCAGCAATTCAGCGATATTCCGACCCTGGCGGAATTGGCTAGCGAAAGATCGGTTGGCAGTGAAACGCCGCCCCGATACAAGGGCGCAGAGAAGCGACTCGGGATCATCGACAATTTGCTGGAGCGTTGCCGTGGGCTGGCGGCGATGGATTTCGAGTTTCTCTACGATACCTCGTGCGGCTTGCTGAGCATCGGTTACGACGTGGGCGAACGGCGCCGCGATCCGTCCTGCTACGACCTGCTGGCATCGGAAGCGCGCCTGGCCAGTTTCCTGCTCATCGCGCAGGGCCAGGTGCCGCAGAAGCACTGGTTCTCGCTCGGTCGCCTGCTGACCAGTCATGGCGGCGAGATGAGCCTGATCTCGTGGAGCGGGTCGATGTTCGAGTACCTCATGCCGCAGCTGATCATGCCGAGTTACGAAAACACCCTGCTGGAGCAGACCTGCAAGGCCGCCGTGGCGCGCCAGATCGAATACGGCCGGCAACGCGCTGTGCCGTGGGGCATTTCCGAGTCCTGCTACAACACCACCGACGCAGCCCAGGTCTATCAATACCGGGCCTTCGGCGTGCCCGGCCTGGGCTTCAAGCGCGGGCTTGGCGACGATCTGGTCATCGCGCCTTACGCCAGTGCACTGGCACTGACAGTGATGCCGCGGGAAGCGTGTCGCAACTTGCAGACGCTGGCCACCAAGGGTTTCCTCGGCGACTATGGGTTCTACGAGGCGATCGACTACACGCCGTCGCGGGTGCCGCGCGGCAAGAGTCACGCCATCGTGCATAACTTCATGGCGCACCATCAAGGCATGAGCCTGTTGGCCTTCGAGCATGTGTTGCTCGACCGGCCGATGCAGCGCCGCTTCATGTCTGCCCCGCTGGTGCGGGCGGCGGAATTGTTGCTGCAGGAACGTGTACCGAAAAAAGGCGCCACCTTGCACCCGCACGCGGCTGAAGTAAGCGCCGCCGCGCACCCCCCTGCCGCCGAAGTGGGCGCCATCATGCGCGTGTTTACCAACCCGAACACGCCGATACCCGAAGTTCACCTGCTGTCCAACGGCAGGTACCACGTCATGACGACCCACGCCGGTGGCGGTTACAGCCGCTGGCGCGACCTGGCCGTCACGCGTTGGCGCGAGGACGCCACAGCCGATTGCTGGGGCACATTCATTTACTTGCGCGACCGCGACACCGGACGCTATTGGTCCACTGCGTATCAGCCGACGCTGCACCCGGCCAACCACTACGAGGCGATCTTCGTGCAGGGGCGGGCCGAATACCGGCGCCGCGACCAGGCGATCGACACGCACACCGAGATCAGCGTCTCACCCGAAGACGATGTCGAGATCCGCCGTGTCAAGCTCACCAACCAGTCCTCCCGTACCCGACACATCGAGGTGACGAGTTACGCCGAAGTGGTGCTGGCGCCTTTGAATGCCGACCTGGCCCACCGCGCTTTCAGCAACCTGTTCGTACAAACCGAAATCCTGCCTGAACGCCAGGCGATCCTCTGCACGCGCCGCCCCCGCACGCCGGGAGAACCGACGCCATGGATGTTTCACCTGCTGGCCGCACCTGGCGCAGTTGCCGACGAGCCGTCTTACGAGACCGACCGCGTCAAATTCATCGGGCGGGGCCGAACTGCGACCAACCCGGCGGTGCTGGATAGCAACCTATCGGCGTTGTCGAACACCGACGGCTCGGTGCTCGATCCCATCGTGGCGATCCGCCGCACCATTACCTTGTCGCCCGACGAATCGGCGACCGTGCAGATCATCTCCGGTGTCGCGGACACGCGCGAGGCGGCATTGGCTTTGCTTGAGAAGTATTGCGACCGGCACTTCGTCGAGCGTGCCTTTGAAATGGCCTGGTTCCACAGTCAGGAGGTGTTGCGCCACCTCAACGCAAGTGAAGCCGATGCACAGCTCTATGGCCGGCTGGCCAACTCCGTCATTTACGGCAGTTCCTTGCGCCGCGCCGCGCCCAGCATCATTGCCCGCAACCGGCTGGGCCAGTCCGGGCTGTGGCGCTTTGCCATCTCGGGCGACCTGCCGATCGTCCTGATACGTATCGGCGACCTGACCCGCATCGACCTGGTAAAACAGGTGCTGCAAGCCCATGCCTATTGGCGCATGAAGGGCCTGGTCGCGGACCTGGTGATCGTGAACGAGGATTTCTCCGGCTACCGGGCGGTTCTGCATGACCAGATCATGGGGCTGATCAACGCGGGTCCCGAAGCGCAGATTATCGACAAACCGGGTGGAGTCTTCGTGCGGCGTGCCGAAGAGCTTTCCGAGGAAGACCGGGTATTGTTCCAGACTGTCGCCCGCGTGGTGTTCACCGACACTGCCGAGACCCTGATCGAGCAGGTGGAGCGCCGCGTGTCGCCAGAGCGTGTGTCCGACCGTCTGGAGCCATTGCGGCAACCGGCAACGGAACGCGTTCACCCGCTGGCTGCACGCGAACGCCTTTTCAGCAACGGCCTGGGGGGCTTCACGCCCGATGGGCACGAATACGTCATCACCCTCGAGCCGGGCCAGAACACGCCGGCGCCGTGGGTCAATGTCATCGCCAGCCCGCACATCGGCACCGTCGTCAGCGAGAGCGGAGGCGCCTATACCTGGGTGGAAAACGCGCACGAGTTCCGGCTCACCACCTGGCACAACGACCCGCTCAGCGACAGCAGCGGCGAGGCGCTCTACATCCGCGACGAGGAAACCGGCGCGTTCTGGTCGCCGACGCCCCTGCCCGCCCGCGGCAAGTCCGGATATGTGTGCCGGCATGGGTTCGGCTACAGCGTGTTCGAACATTACGAATCCGGTATCGCCTCGGAGCTGTTTACCTACGTCGCCATGGACGCGCCGGTCAAGTTCGTGGTGGTCAAGCTGCGCAACCATTCGAAGCGCCCGCGCCAATTGTCGCTGACCGGCTATTGGGAGCTGGTGCTCGGCGAGTGGCGACACGCCAACCTGATGCATATCGTTACCGAAATGGATACGCACAGCGGGGCGCTGTTCGCGCGCAATGCTTACGGCCGGGAATGCGCCAACCGGGTTGTCTTTGCACAGGTCAGCGATGAGCACTCCAGTGACATGGGACGCTCGGTGAGCGGCAACCGTGCCGAGTTCATCGGCCGCAACGGCTCGCTGGCAAGTCCTGCGGCGATGCGCCGCAAACGCCTCTCGGGCAGGACCGGAGCGGGCCTGGACCCGTGTGCTGCGATCCAGACCCGAATCGACCTGGCCGAAGGTGAAGAGCGCGAGATCGTGTTCGTGTTCGGCGCGGGGCGCGACAGCGATGAGGCCAAACATTTCATCCAGCGCTTCGCCGGTCCGGCACGCGCACGCCAGGCGCTGGAAGCGGTGTGGGAACACTGGAACCACACCCTGGGCGCGGTGCACGTGGAAACACCCGATCCCGCGCTGGACGTGCTGGCCAACGGCTGGCTGGTGTACCAGACGCTGTCCAGCAGGTTGTGGGGCCGCAGCGGGTATTACCAGTCTGGCGGTGCCTACGGTTTTCGCGACCAATTGCAGGACACCATGGCGCTGGTTCATGCGACGCCGTGGCTCGCCCGCGAGCAGTTGATCCGTTGCGCCGAACGCCAGTTCCTCCAGGGCGACGTGCAGCACTGGTGGCATCCGCCCAACGGACAAGGCGTGCGCACCCATTTCTCCGACGACTATCTGTGGCTGCCCTATGCCACCTGTCGTTATGTGCTGACGACAGGCGATACCGGCGTACTCGACGAGTCCGTCCATTTCCTCGAAGGCCGCGAGTTGAATCCGGAAGAGGAGGCTTATTACGACCAGCCGCAACGTTCGACGGAAGCCGCAAGCCTCTATGAACATTGCGTGCGCGCCATCAAGCACGGCTTGCGCTTCGGCGCGCATCAATTGCCGCTGATGGGCTGCGGCGACTGGAACGACGGCATGAATCTGGTCGGCCGCGATGGCAAGGGCGAGAGCGTCTGGCTGGCGTGGTTCCTCTACGAGAACCTTCACCTCTTTGCCGGCCTGGCGCGTAGCCGGAACGACGGGGATTTTGCCGACGTCTGCAGCGGACAGGCTGCGCTGCTGCGCGGCAACATCGAGGCCCATGCCTGGGACGGCGCCTGGTATCGGCGCGCCTATTTCGATGACGGCACGCCGCTGGGCTCGTCCAGCAACGACGAATGCCAGATCGATTCGATCAGCCAGAGCTGGGCGGTCATTTCGGGCGGCGGCGATCACATCCGCGCACGCCAGGCAATGGCGGCGGTGGACCAACGCCTGGTACGGCGCGATGCGCAGCTGATCCAGCTGCTCGACCCGCCTTTCGATAAATCCGACCTGGAGCCCGGCTATATCAAGGGCTACGTGCCCGGCGTGCGCGAGAACGGCGGCCAGTATACCCACGGTGCGATCTGGGCCGCGACGGCGTTTGCCATGATGGGCGACCAGGAACGCGCGTGGGAATTGTTCGCCATGCTCAATCCCGTCAACCACGGCAGCCTGCCGGGGGCGATCGAACGCTACAAGGTCGAGCCGTACGTCATGAGCGCGGATATTTACGGCGCCCAGCCCCACACCGGCCGCGGCGGCTGGACCTGGTACACCGGTGCTGCGGGCTGGATGTACCGGCTGACCGTGGAAACGCTGCTGGGCCTGCAACTCGAAGTGGACCAGTTGCGTATTGCCCCGTGTATCCCGGCCCACTGGGATATGTACAAAATCCATTACCGCTACCGCGAGACTGTTTACCACATCACCGTCAAGCGCATCGGCGAACAGTCGGAGCACGCGGTGCGCGTGACGGTGGACGGCGTCGAACGTCCCGACGAAGTCATTCCGCTGATCGACGACCGCCAGGATCACGCGGTCGAAGTGAAAATAATGGCACCACCCCCGCTTCACAATTGA
- a CDS encoding BON domain-containing protein, with protein MKQFSKYFYALFLAVTLASFMGCASSSKHEGTGEYMDDSVITTKVKAAILDEPTLKVAEINVETYKGVVQLSGFVSSQAAANKAVEVARSVKGVKSVKSDMRIK; from the coding sequence ATGAAACAATTCAGCAAGTATTTTTATGCACTTTTTCTGGCCGTTACACTGGCATCCTTCATGGGTTGTGCTTCTTCGTCGAAGCATGAGGGAACCGGCGAGTACATGGACGACAGCGTCATTACCACCAAGGTGAAGGCGGCCATACTCGACGAGCCCACTCTGAAAGTCGCCGAAATCAACGTCGAGACCTACAAAGGCGTGGTTCAGTTGAGTGGCTTCGTGAGCTCGCAAGCCGCAGCGAACAAGGCGGTCGAAGTGGCACGCAGTGTCAAGGGCGTGAAATCAGTCAAGAGCGACATGCGAATCAAGTAA